A stretch of the Nicotiana tabacum cultivar K326 chromosome 6, ASM71507v2, whole genome shotgun sequence genome encodes the following:
- the LOC107763972 gene encoding WUSCHEL-related homeobox 1-like — protein MWMMGYNDGGDFNMQDSFNGRKLRPLMPRVPHLPTANISTNPTCLRSIHGENFVALNHHQLAMSEQNKRDFNTQQLVVSSRWNPTPEQLQTLEELYRRGTRTPSAEQIQHITAQLRRYGKIEGKNVFYWFQNHKARERQKRRRQLESAAGGGAANAAGGGDDQSRSNCNPENTERKESGANRTGFEIEQTKNWPSPTNCSTLAEKTVATTKAAAAGGVAECRVAAERWIPFDEGEQRRSLLLADQRNATWQMMHLSCSPPTSTTPHHHLMNINSSTAAISNTISGTTSPIICSSNTPSTPRTTMEPKQLFKTKDHLNIFIAPFRTDNRKHENMENIVGDEGQEESQTLELFPLRSSNDNNDDNNFSEKDEVEISGADANSNSNFSGSHYQFFEFLPLKN, from the exons atgtggATGATGGGTTACAACGACGGGGGAGATTTCAACATGCAGGATTCATTCAATGGAAGAAAGCTTCGTCCACTAATGCCAAGAGTACCTCATCTTCCCACTGCTAATATTTCTACTAATCCAACTTGTTTAAGAAGTATTCATGGCGAAAATTTTGTTGCACTTAATCACCATCAGCTTG CTATGAGTGAGCAAAATAAGAGAGATTTTAATACACAACAATTAGTTGTGAGCTCACGTTGGAATCCAACTCCAGAACAACTTCAAACCCTAGAGGAGTTGTATCGACGTGGCACGAGAACCCCTTCAGCTGAACAGATTCAGCATATTACTGCTCAACTTCGACGCTATGGGAAAATTGAAGGCAAGAATGTTTTTTACTGGTTTCAAAATCACAAGGCTAGGGAACGCCAAAAACGACGCCGTCAACTTGAATCCGCTGCTGGTGGAGGTGCTGCAAATGCTGCTGGTGGTGGAGATGATCAGTCTCGTAGTAATTGTAACCCTGAAAACACCGAAAGGAAAGAATCAG GGGCAAATAGGACAGGATTTGAAATTGAACAGACCAAGAACTGGCCATCCCCAACAAACTGCAGTACTCTTGCAGAG AAAACTGTGGCAACAACAAAAGCAGCAGCAGCAGGAGGAGTGGCAGAATGTAGAGTAGCAGCAGAAAGATGGATACCATTCGATGAAGGAGAACAAAGAAGGAGCCTATTACTAGCTGATCAAAGGAATGCCACGTGGCAGATGATGCATTTGTCTTGTTCACCACCCACCTCCACCACCCCCCATCATCATCTCATGAACATCAACTCATCTACTGCAGCAATTAGTAATACTATATCTGGAACTACTTCTCCAATAATATGCAGTAGTAATACTCCATCAACACCAAGAACGACAATGGAGCCAAAGCAACTCTTCAAAACCAAAGATCATCTCAATATATTTATAGCACCCTTTAGAACAGATAATCGtaaacacgaaaatatggaaaacaTTGTTGGAGACGAAGGACAGGAAGAATCTCAGACCCTTGAATTGTTTCCTCTCCGCAGCAGCAATGATAACAACGACGATAATAATTTTTCGGAGAAGGATGAAGTAGAGATATCAGGGGCCGATGCTAACTCGAACAGTAACTTTAGTGGTAGTCATTACCAGTTTTTTGAGTTTCTTCCACTTAAAAACTAA
- the LOC107763431 gene encoding tubulin beta-5 chain, translated as MREILHIQAGQCGNQIGSKFWEVVCDEHGIDPIGKYCGDSDLQLERVNVYYNETGNGRYVPRAVLMDLEPGTMDSIKTGPYGQIFRPDNYVFGQSGAGNNWAKGHYTEGAELIDSVLDVVRKEVENSDCLQGFQVCHSLGGGTGSGMGTLLISKIREEYPDRMMLTFSVFPSPKVSDTVVEPYNATLSVHQLVENADECMVLDNEALYDICFRTLKLSTPSFGDLNHLISATMSGVTCCLRFPGQLNSDLRKLAVNLIPFPRLHFFMVGFAPLTSRGSQQYRALTVPELTQQMWDSKNMMCAADPRHGRYLTASALFRGKMSTKEVDEQMMNVQNKNSSYFVEWIPNNVKSSVCDIPPKGLSMSSTFVGNSTSIQEMFRRVSEQFTAMFRRKAFLHWYTGEGMDEMEFTEAESNMNDLVAEYQQYQDATVEENSDYEDEAAED; from the exons ATGCGTGAGATTCTTCATATTCAAGCAGGACAATGTGGGAATCAAATTGGATCAAAATTTTGGGAAGTAGTATGTGATGAACATGGGATTGATCCCATTGGAAAATACTGTGGGGATTCTGATTTACAGCTTGAAAGAGTGAATGTATATTATAATGAAACTGGAAATGGGCGTTATGTGCCACGGGCAGTGCTTATGGACCTTGAACCTGGTACTATGGACAGCATCAAAACTGGTCCTTATGGTCAGATTTTTCGCCCCGATAACTATGTTTTCGGACAGTCTGGTGCTGGAAATAATTGGGCTAAAGGCCATTACACTGAGGGTGCTGAACTTATTGACTCTGTTCTTGATGTTGTCCGAAAAGAAGTTGAAAACTCAGACTGCTTACAAG GATTTCAGGTGTGTCATTCTCTTGGAGGAGGGACAGGATCAGGAATGGGGACATTGCTGATATCAAAGATAAGGGAAGAATATCCAGATAGAATGATGCTTACTTTCTCTGTATTTCCATCTCCAAAAGTTTCAGACACAGTAGTGGAGCCTTACAATGCAACACTTTCAGTTCATCAACTGGTGGAAAATGCTGATGAGTGTATGGTTCTTGACAATGAAGCTCTCTATGATATTTGCTTCAGGACTCTCAAACTCTCCACTCCAAGTT TTGGAGACCTGAATCATCTAATTTCAGCAACAATGAGTGGTGTGACATGTTGCCTGCGATTCCCTGGCCAGTTGAACTCTGACCTTCGAAAACTAGCTGTGAACTTAATTCCTTTCCCGCGACTTCACTTTTTCATGGTGGGATTTGCGCCTCTAACATCAAGAGGATCTCAGCAATACCGAGCACTTACAGTCCCTGAACTGACACAACAAATGTGGGATTCAAAGAACATGATGTGTGCTGCTGATCCTCGACACGGTCGTTACCTCACAGCCTCAGCACTATTTAGAGGCAAAATGAGCACAAAAGAAGTAGATGAACAAATGATGAATGTGCAAAACAAGAACTCGTCGTATTTTGTGGAATGGATTCCAAATAATGTTAAGTCGAGTGTTTGTGACATACCACCTAAAGGGCTTTCAATGTCTTCGACGTTTGTTGGGAATTCAACTTCAATTCAAGAAATGTTTAGGAGAGTGAGTGAGCAGTTTACTGCTATGTTTAGGAGAAAGGCTTTCTTGCATTGGTATACTGGAGAAGGAATGGATGAAATGGAATTTACTGAAGCAGAGAGCAATATGAATGATCTTGTGGCAGAATATCAGCAGTACCAAGATGCAACAGTTGAAGAAAATAGTGATTACGAAGATGAAGCTGCAGAAGATTAA